A single window of Eucalyptus grandis isolate ANBG69807.140 chromosome 1, ASM1654582v1, whole genome shotgun sequence DNA harbors:
- the LOC120294923 gene encoding uncharacterized protein LOC120294923 isoform X1: MDGLLTKEHSCNYIACQTTLTSGVAPINFITNRLIGFNFLSLSIEMHKWKWMVPDHGDVHFALIGENICGKLVTQIIISDAKPHRRLERHQPNSSQSGPRIACTVFLLSRPLLFVSSHNHSSMEAFQRTLF; the protein is encoded by the exons ATGGACGGCTTGCTGACTAAGGAACATAGCTGCAACT ACATTGCTTGCCAAACCACATTGACATCTGGAGTGGCACCAATCAACTTCATTACAAACAGGCTCATAGGATTTAACTTTCTTTCGCTCTCTATAGAG ATGCATAAGTGGAAGTGGATGGTACCTGATCATGGTGATGTGCACTTTGCATTAATAGGGGAGAATATTTGTGGCAAGCTGGTTACTCAGATTATCATCTCAG ATGCCAAACCACATAGACGTCTTGAGCGACACCAACCAAATTCATCACAGTCAGGCCC CAGGATTGCTTGCACAGTCTTCCTCTTGTCACGCCCACTCCTCTTTGTTTCCTCACATAATCATAGTAGCATGGAAGCATTCCAGAGAACGCTCTTCTAG
- the LOC120294923 gene encoding uncharacterized protein LOC120294923 isoform X3, protein MDGLLTKEHSCNYIACQTTLTSGVAPINFITNRLIGFNFLSLSIEMHKWKWMVPDHGDVHFALIGENICGKLVTQIIISDAKPHRRLERHQPNSSQSGPQQDCLHSLPLVTPTPLCFLT, encoded by the exons ATGGACGGCTTGCTGACTAAGGAACATAGCTGCAACT ACATTGCTTGCCAAACCACATTGACATCTGGAGTGGCACCAATCAACTTCATTACAAACAGGCTCATAGGATTTAACTTTCTTTCGCTCTCTATAGAG ATGCATAAGTGGAAGTGGATGGTACCTGATCATGGTGATGTGCACTTTGCATTAATAGGGGAGAATATTTGTGGCAAGCTGGTTACTCAGATTATCATCTCAG ATGCCAAACCACATAGACGTCTTGAGCGACACCAACCAAATTCATCACAGTCAGGCCC GCAGCAGGATTGCTTGCACAGTCTTCCTCTTGTCACGCCCACTCCTCTTTGTTTCCTCACATAA
- the LOC120294923 gene encoding uncharacterized protein LOC120294923 isoform X4, translating to MDGLLTKEHSCNYIACQTTLTSGVAPINFITNRLIGFNFLSLSIEMHKWKWMVPDHGDVHFALIGENICGKLVTQIIISGSRIACTVFLLSRPLLFVSSHNHSSMEAFQRTLF from the exons ATGGACGGCTTGCTGACTAAGGAACATAGCTGCAACT ACATTGCTTGCCAAACCACATTGACATCTGGAGTGGCACCAATCAACTTCATTACAAACAGGCTCATAGGATTTAACTTTCTTTCGCTCTCTATAGAG ATGCATAAGTGGAAGTGGATGGTACCTGATCATGGTGATGTGCACTTTGCATTAATAGGGGAGAATATTTGTGGCAAGCTGGTTACTCAGATTATCATCTCAG GCAGCAGGATTGCTTGCACAGTCTTCCTCTTGTCACGCCCACTCCTCTTTGTTTCCTCACATAATCATAGTAGCATGGAAGCATTCCAGAGAACGCTCTTCTAG
- the LOC120294923 gene encoding uncharacterized protein LOC120294923 isoform X2, giving the protein MDGLLTKEHSCNYIACQTTLTSGVAPINFITNRLIGFNFLSLSIEMHKWKWMVPDHGDVHFALIGENICGKLVTQIIISAGLLAQSSSCHAHSSLFPHIIIVAWKHSRERSSSKVHVWISWPI; this is encoded by the exons ATGGACGGCTTGCTGACTAAGGAACATAGCTGCAACT ACATTGCTTGCCAAACCACATTGACATCTGGAGTGGCACCAATCAACTTCATTACAAACAGGCTCATAGGATTTAACTTTCTTTCGCTCTCTATAGAG ATGCATAAGTGGAAGTGGATGGTACCTGATCATGGTGATGTGCACTTTGCATTAATAGGGGAGAATATTTGTGGCAAGCTGGTTACTCAGATTATCATCTCAG CAGGATTGCTTGCACAGTCTTCCTCTTGTCACGCCCACTCCTCTTTGTTTCCTCACATAATCATAGTAGCATGGAAGCATTCCAGAGAACGCTCTTCTAGCAAAGTTCACGTGTGGATATCATGGCCGATATGA